A single genomic interval of Macadamia integrifolia cultivar HAES 741 chromosome 6, SCU_Mint_v3, whole genome shotgun sequence harbors:
- the LOC122081254 gene encoding protein trichome birefringence-like 12 isoform X1: protein MFWTATPKIVRAVRPQWNSPDLPFPSEMIASKPTIFSGLILLSCLLLFLYSSILPFYSTSPSLPELSNPSLRNSRKSPSEKTNLFPPCNLYKGHWIRELNYKPLYDENCPFHRNAWNCLRNKRENMEKINSWRWVPENCTSPRIDPFAFLGLMRNKKIGFVGDSLNENFLASFLCILRVADESVKKWKRKGAWRGAYFPKFNVTVAYHRAVLLAKYEWQPRKQLNLPDQDGLKATYRIDIDIPADDWVEASKFYDVLIFNTGHWWGFDKFPKETPLVFYRKGQPVSPRLGMLDGLQAVLRSMVSYIQREVPNGTLKFWRLQSPRHFYGGDWNQNGSCLFNEPLQEDQLDMWFDPRYKGVNREARQINHLIEEALQGTDIHLLDLSHLSEFRADAHPAIWLGKKDAVSIWGQDCMHWCLPGVPDTWVDILSAMISYGVETM, encoded by the exons ATGTTCTGGACTGCGACGCCCAAAATTGTCCGCGCAGTAAGACCCCAATGGAACTCTCCTGATCTCCCTTTCCCATCTGAGATGATTGCTTCAAAACCTACCATTTTTTCAGGGCTCATCTTGTTATCTTGTTTACTTCTCTTCCTCTATTCCTCCATTCTTCCTTTCTACTCGACCTCCCCATCACTACCAGAGCTTTCAAATCCCTCTCTCAGAAACTCTCGAAAGAGTCCATCAGAGAAAACCAACCTTTTTCCCCCTTGCAATTTGTACAAGGGGCATTGGATTCGAGAACTCAATTATAAACCCTTATATGACGAAAACTGCCCATTTCACCGGAATGCTTGGAATTGCTTGAGGAACAAGAGAGAGAACATGGAGAAGATCAATTCGTGGAGATGGGTTCCTGAAAATTGCACTTCTCCACGGATTGATCCCTTTGCTTTTCTGGGTTTGAtgagaaataagaaaattggGTTTGTCGGGGATTCCCTGAACGAGAATTTCTTGGCGTCATTTCTTTGCATTCTTCGTGTGGCGGACGAAAGTGTGAAGAAGTGGAAGAGGAAGGGTGCTTGGAGAGGAGCGTATTTCCCCAAGTTCAATGTTACGGTTGCGTACCATAGGGCCGTTTTGCTTGCCAAATACGA GTGGCAGCCTAGAAAACAGCTAAATCTGCCAGATCAAGATGGATTGAAGGCGACATATCGAATTGATATCGATATTCCTGCAGATGATTGGGTTGAGGCCTCCAAGTTCTATGATGTCCTAATTTTTAATACTGGACACTG GTGGGGTTTTGATAAGTTTCCAAAAGAGACACCTCTTGTCTTCTACAGGAAAGGGCAACCAGTAAGTCCTCGACTCGGAATGTTAGATGGACTTCAGGCTGTCCTTCGAAGTATGGTCTCTTATATACAAAGGGAAGTCCCTAATGGGACACTTAAATTCTGGCGTTTGCAGTCTCCAAGGCATTTTTATGGTGGCGATTGGAACCAAAATGGTAGTTGCTTGTTCAATGAGCCTCTCCAAGAAGACCAG CTTGACATGTGGTTTGATCCCAGGTACAAAGGAGTGAATAGAGAAGCAAGACAAATAAACCATCTGATTGAAGAAGCATTACAGGGCACAGACATCCATTTGCTTGATCTAAGTCATTTGAGTGAATTCAGAGCAGATGCCCATCCAGCAATTTGGTTGGGAAAGAAGGATGCAGTCTCTATCTGGGGTCAGGACTGCATGCACTGGTGCCTACCTGGAGTCCCTGACACATGGGTTGATATCCTATCAGCGATGATCAGCTATGGAGTGGAAACTATGTGA
- the LOC122081254 gene encoding protein trichome birefringence-like 12 isoform X2 encodes MFWTATPKIVRAVRPQWNSPDLPFPSEMIASKPTIFSGLILLSCLLLFLYSSILPFYSTSPSLPELSNPSLRNSRKSPSEKTNLFPPCNLYKGHWIRELNYKPLYDENCPFHRNAWNCLRNKRENMEKINSWRWVPENCTSPRIDPFAFLGLMRNKKIGFVGDSLNENFLASFLCILRVADESVKKWKRKGAWRGAYFPKFNVTVAYHRAVLLAKYEWQPRKQLNLPDQDGLKATYRIDIDIPADDWVEASKFYDVLIFNTGHWWGFDKFPKETPLVFYRKGQPVSPRLGMLDGLQAVLRSMVSYIQREVPNGTLKFWRLQSPRHFYGGDWNQNGSCLFNEPLQEDQVQRSE; translated from the exons ATGTTCTGGACTGCGACGCCCAAAATTGTCCGCGCAGTAAGACCCCAATGGAACTCTCCTGATCTCCCTTTCCCATCTGAGATGATTGCTTCAAAACCTACCATTTTTTCAGGGCTCATCTTGTTATCTTGTTTACTTCTCTTCCTCTATTCCTCCATTCTTCCTTTCTACTCGACCTCCCCATCACTACCAGAGCTTTCAAATCCCTCTCTCAGAAACTCTCGAAAGAGTCCATCAGAGAAAACCAACCTTTTTCCCCCTTGCAATTTGTACAAGGGGCATTGGATTCGAGAACTCAATTATAAACCCTTATATGACGAAAACTGCCCATTTCACCGGAATGCTTGGAATTGCTTGAGGAACAAGAGAGAGAACATGGAGAAGATCAATTCGTGGAGATGGGTTCCTGAAAATTGCACTTCTCCACGGATTGATCCCTTTGCTTTTCTGGGTTTGAtgagaaataagaaaattggGTTTGTCGGGGATTCCCTGAACGAGAATTTCTTGGCGTCATTTCTTTGCATTCTTCGTGTGGCGGACGAAAGTGTGAAGAAGTGGAAGAGGAAGGGTGCTTGGAGAGGAGCGTATTTCCCCAAGTTCAATGTTACGGTTGCGTACCATAGGGCCGTTTTGCTTGCCAAATACGA GTGGCAGCCTAGAAAACAGCTAAATCTGCCAGATCAAGATGGATTGAAGGCGACATATCGAATTGATATCGATATTCCTGCAGATGATTGGGTTGAGGCCTCCAAGTTCTATGATGTCCTAATTTTTAATACTGGACACTG GTGGGGTTTTGATAAGTTTCCAAAAGAGACACCTCTTGTCTTCTACAGGAAAGGGCAACCAGTAAGTCCTCGACTCGGAATGTTAGATGGACTTCAGGCTGTCCTTCGAAGTATGGTCTCTTATATACAAAGGGAAGTCCCTAATGGGACACTTAAATTCTGGCGTTTGCAGTCTCCAAGGCATTTTTATGGTGGCGATTGGAACCAAAATGGTAGTTGCTTGTTCAATGAGCCTCTCCAAGAAGACCAG GTACAAAGGAGTGAATAG
- the LOC122081253 gene encoding pentatricopeptide repeat-containing protein At5g15340, mitochondrial, with protein MRWPADGICASLPHHYRSLLRVCARGAFLEEGQKLHTALLKNGLADPPDSFIHNALLHMYAACGCTSSAARLFDQIPCTHRDIVDWTTLMRCYGRHGLPRHALLLFRAMRVEGVRPDEVTLLCLFNACSRLGDIVVGAHGHLCMIKNGLPFTVTASNAAMDMYAKCGRMCDARRVFEEMTERSVVSWTVILSGALKWEGLENGSRIFYEMPERNEVGWTVMIAGFLERGFRKEASVLIGTMLSSSCSMLNHVTLCSILSACSLSGDLTVGEWVHAYVRKTMGNDLHLMVGTGLVDMYAKCGRIDTASQVFENMSYRNVVAWNAMLNGLAMHGRGEAVLSLFPRMISEAQPDDITFVSILSACSHSGMVDQGCRYFCDLVPVYCIEPKVEHYACMVDLLGRAGRLEDALVLVREMPIPPNEVVLGSLLASCSLHGKLQLGEHLLKELIQIDPFNVDYHVLLSNMYTLAGRCDKADFLRQVFKKRGIRKVPGISSIHVNGQVHQFSSGDKSHPRTQEIYAMLDVMILKLRLAGYVPDTASQTFSVSASQINDADEQEEKEQALFSHSEKLAIAFALISTKPGMTLRIFKNLRICQDCHAAIKLISSVYNREIIIRDRFRFHSFKQGSCSCSDYW; from the coding sequence ATGAGATGGCCGGCCGATGGTATCTGCGCTTCTCTCCCCCACCACTACCGCTCCCTCCTGAGGGTATGCGCCCGAGGCGCCTTCCTCGAGGAGGGCCAGAAGCTTCACACCGCTCTCCTCAAGAATGGCCTCGCCGACCCTCCCGACTCCTTCATCCACAATGCTCTCCTCCACATGTACGCCGCGTGCGGCTGCACCTCTTCCGCTGCCCGATTGTTCGATCAGATTCCCTGCACACACCGAGACATCGTCGACTGGACCACTTTGATGAGATGCTACGGTCGCCACGGCCTTCCACGCCATGCCCTCCTTCTCTTCCGTGCTATGCGAGTTGAAGGTGTACGTCCTGATGAGGTAACTCTGCTCTGCCTCTTCAACGCCTGTTCCCGTCTCGGGGATATTGTGGTTGGAGCGCATGGGCATCTCTGTATGATCAAAAACGGGCTGCCTTTCACGGTCACTGCCAGTAACGCAGCCATGGACATGTACGCCAAGTGCGGTCGGATGTGCGACGCAAGACGTGTCTTTGAGGAGATGACGGAGCGGTCCGTTGTCTCTTGGACTGTAATTCTCTCCGGTGCATTGAAATGGGAGGGATTAGAGAACGGGAGTCGGATATTCTATGAAATGCCGGAGAGGAATGAGGTTGGCTGGACCGTCATGATCGCAGGCTTCTTGGAGAGAGGATTCCGAAAGGAAGCCTCTGTTTTGATTGGAACAATGCTGTCTTCTTCATGCTCGATGCTCAACCATGTCACTCTCTGCTCTATCCTCTCCGCCTGCTCGCTTTCTGGGGATCTAACTGTTGGGGAATGGGTGCATGCGTACGTCAGGAAGACAATGGGGAATGACCTGCATCTCATGGTAGGAACAGGTTTGGTTGATATGTATGCTAAATGTGGTAGGATCGATACCGCGAGCCAAGTGTTTGAGAATATGTCTTACAGAAACGTTGTAGCTTGGAATGCCATGCTAAATGGTCTCGCCATGCATGGAAGAGGCGAGGCTGTGTTAAGCCTCTTTCCTCGGATGATCTCGGAGGCCCAGCCAGATGATATAACATTTGTGTCCATCTTAAGTGCGTGCAGCCACTCGGGTATGGTGGATCAGGGTTGCCGCTACTTCTGTGACCTTGTACCTGTCTACTGCATCGAGCCTAAGGTGGAGCACTATGCTTGTATGGTCGATCTATTGGGTCGGGCAGGTCGGTTGGAAGATGCTTTGGTTCTGGTGAGAGAGATGCCCATTCCGCCTAATGAAGTTGTTCTTGGATCTCTCCTAGCATCCTGCAGTCTCCATGGCAAGCTCCAACTAGGGGAGCACCTTCTAAAAGAACTGATTCAGATTGATCCCTTCAATGTTGATTATCATGTGTTGCTGTCCAACATGTATACACTGGCTGGAAGGTGTGACAAAGCTGATTTCCTTCGCcaagttttcaaaaaaaggggaatTAGAAAGGTGCCTGGCATAAGCTCTATACATGTGAATGGTCAAGTTCATCAATTTAGTTCAGGGGACAAGTCACATCCTCGAACGCAAGAGATCTATGCCATGTTGGACGTGATGATTCTAAAATTGAGGTTGGCAGGTTATGTCCCTGATACTGCTTCCCAGACATTCTCTGTTTCTGCAAGCCAGATCAATGATGCAGATGAGCAAGAGGAGAAGGAACAAGCACTCTTCTCTCACAGTGAGAAGCTGGCTATCGCATTTGCACTTATAAGCACAAAACCCGGAATGACCCTCCGCATCTTTAAGAACTTGAGAATATGCCAGGATTGCCATGCTGCAATTAAACTTATTTCTAGTGTTTACAACCGGGAAATAATCATCAGAGATCGTTTCCGTTTCCATTCCTTCAAACAAGGTTCATGTTCTTGCTCTGACTACTGGTGA